In the genome of Epinephelus moara isolate mb chromosome 14, YSFRI_EMoa_1.0, whole genome shotgun sequence, the window ACCTTGTTCGCGCATCGCACGATGCGTTTGGAGATGAGATATATGATCTCACAGATGTTTAGGATGATGCAGAGGGCCGACGCTCCGACCATGAAGTAGGTGAAGACCTTCTTCTCGGTGGGGTGGCCGATGTAGCAGTCCACCAGGTTGGGACAAGGATCCACGCCGCACTTGACCAGTCTTGGCAGGTAGAAGCTATCGTAGACACGGTGCAGGATGTAGAGGAAGGAGACCTCGATGCCCGTCTTTACGAAGAGGCTGACCAGATAGGTCCACCACAAGCCGCCGTGCTTCTTGCCTGTGTTGTTGTACAGCTTGCTGTTCTCCCCATGCTTTGCCCTGTGCTTGCGCTCACGGTCGTCACGGTACGCCACGTGCATGACCACCATGAAGGATGGGCAGGTGACGAAGATCAGCTGCAGGGCCCACAGGCGGATGTGGGAGATGGGGAAGAAGTGGTCGTAGCAGACGTTGGCGCAGCCCGGCTGCTTGGTATTGCAGTCAAAGTCCTTCTGCTCGTCTCCCCACACTCGCTCTGCCGCCACCACGTACACCATCACCCTGAACACAAACACCACAGAAAGCCATACCCGCCCGAATGCGGTGGAGTATTTATTCACCCCGCTGAGCAGGGCTTGGAAGGTCTTCCAGTCCATGTCCTTGGCTGGCGGTCAAAGTCGTCTTTTCTGGAGTTCCTCTCTCGCTGGTAGTAGTTTATCTTCGAACCTGGATGAGGCAGAATGAGGAATGAGTGAGCTGTTTTCATTATCTGCTGAGAATCCTGCTTTCACTCTCTTCAGTCACACATAACCTTTCattctgactttttttaaatctctgatTTTTCTTCCAAAGCTGATTGAATGTGAAAACATCTCCCACAGGCCTCATTTATCAGCCCTACCAGAAACAACCACTAACAATAACATACAGTTAGTGAGTAGGCCTCGAGCCAAACCGTTGAGGGAAACAAGTTGGACCAACGTTATTAACACACCCAGAGTTTATGAATATTTCAGAAAGCAGTACTTCCACTTTACAAAttcaaatcaaatatttatttaagaaaCAAAGTAAATACCATCAGCTGCCTGAACTGCATGTGTTAACACAAAAGCAGCCATTTAAACATGTACGGCTCTCAGAAAAACAGCCTTTTACGCACGGGCTGTTTGCGTTATTTGGACATATGGTCTTTTATAGGATTGGCTCATTACCGACATGAGGCGCTTCTACAACCACCAGGATTATTAATCGTTTCATAGATTGCTGTATAAAAGCCAGCGAATCGTTTCCAAATGGCTGAGACGCGAACTTTACGAAACTTGACTCATCTTAGACACATCAAAAGTTCACAAAAGCGGAGTTTTCACTTACCGAAAGAAGTATTAGTCCATTATTAGTTGACAGACACGCGGTTTCATATATTCCGAAGTGGTCTCTTGCCACTttaatgtggttttcgtccttTAACGCACAGATTTGGTTCCCCTCGACAGGTAAAGGAGCGCAGTGTTGAGAAATGCGCCTGTGGGTGGGGTTAAAGACGAAAGACTGGAACTACCCCAGAtgttcctctctccctcccttccctccctccctccttctctctgtctctttctctctcactcacacccCAGTGTTTGGTGGCAAATAATTTTGCATAACTGTTGTCACACTTAACATAATCTCCTGCTACTTTGAATAGGATTTGTAGCATGGGCGTACATGTGAGCAATAAAGTTTGGGACCAGATAAACCAATGAGAGCCTTGGGGATTTGAGTCCACACATGGTTCAGATTCATGGGGGACCACCAGGGTCCAACTCCTGTTAGATAGGGTCAAATGAGGCAAAGTGTTCTCTCATCATTATAAAGTTTAGAGGCGACAGATGTAgatccattgtttttgtgttccaTGTCTCCAGGAAGTGCTTTGTCCCTGTCCCAACGTGCCTCTGAGTACTGCACACAGGAGGATGTAAGAGGCAGACACACCCTGAGgtgaatgcattttttgttgttgtgcatGTCCTAACCCTTGTCTGGTTGCTGGTTTCCCAAAGTATGACTAAAAGATAAGTGTTGGGCAACATTTCCTCTGAGATTTTGTGAGGGTAGTAGGTACCTGAGGAAGGTGGGGTGGCAGGTGGAGAGGAGGTCAAAGTGGCGAGCTCAGTTAGAGTGAATTTGTCACAATGTAACGAGAAAAACAATTCAGTTTCCCTGTTCCTCTTAAGTTTATTTCCTGCACAACCATTCCTTCTTCTTTACTCAACACGAACACCAGTGCAAAAAAACCCATATTGTGTTTCCTTCATTCTTTTTGAGGCCAAGCTCTACTCAGATAACACTGTCACAGTTCATGAGCGCTTTTAAGCTCATCCGCATTGTCAGATCACGAGCTTTTGTCTCCACTTCATTCTTCACctgctttcaccaccaaactTATTTTCCTTACACTATACAGATACCCATCAGACCGCTGTACAGTGTTACTGCTCTGTAGGGAAAACCCAGCCCCTCATTTGCGGTGTTTGCGGTTGGATTTAAGTCCTCAGATGCTGTTAGCATAATAAAATATCAGCTTGCTCAGAATGCCATAGCTGTGCCAGAGCCTGCCGGTTCTTGCAGACcggtgtgtgtgttcagagctATTGAATCCTGTATTTACATTATATGAAAGGATAAAAGACTCACTCATGTATCACCGGTCTggagtcaagtcaagtcagagTTATTTGTATTGCTCAGTAACAGTCACATACAATGTCTCACTGGGCTTTTTCTTTCAGGGACACAACTAAGCCCGACATTTCTAAAAGGGAAAGGAAGCACTCTCCAAAAGCTTTATAAGAACAACATGAATTATAACTGTAATTTACAGTATAAGGCTGTGTTGTAAGAGGTGGTGAGATGGCACATGCACAGACTGCAAAGTTAGGTAATGTGATAATCAAGCTgagttgctgtttttttgtcctcACGTTGTTAAAGTGCTGAAAAAATGAGATGTGAAACTAAAATGTGGAATGCAATTCAGTTGTCTGGTACCCACAAGTGTAACCATTTTTTGCTGATTGTTGGTGTTCCCCAGGTCTTCTGGGTAGTGGGTAATAAGTGGGCTACAACATTAATTTCTTCCTCTTCGTTTAATTCTTACCAACACGGCAAGACAGTACTACCAAATCCCAACTTAGGGGGTACGGCAACCTCCCTTCACTGTTAAGCACAAGGCACTTACTCTCTCTTATGTATCACTCATACCTGTCCCCACAAAACAAGGGCAGGTAGGATCTAATTAGCTCATAACCAAGGAAACACAATGACTCCGCTTAAACATTGGACATTAAAttacaaatgaaacaatatacaaagtactataaatgacaatgaaataatTTACCAGTAACTCAATAATGCTGAATCTAATActacttaaatataaataatgcacccattaataaataacacaaaaatataATGTTTGAAGTAATTATGGTTACACAAGTAATTAAATAGTACTTTTACATCTTTGAATGCATTTAGAGATTGTTTGTTATATTTTCATCTGTGTGCacataataaacacattttatgataTAAAAGACTGAATTTATCTGTCGTCATGAGTGAAAAGTAAAGCTATAAAGAGAATTTTATAGTTTTGGCGATAGGTGTAAATGTCAGGGGGGGATGCAGGTGACACGTCccccttaaaggggaactaatgtttttttcaacctgggccctattttccgatctacttttgtctaaatgagtgataggatgttcaatattttacatttctccagtacgaagctagggctgacctgcctgcaccCCGTGAGCAcatgctatattaaataatagggcactggAACAgtgtcaaacaacgtcaaaatgcgtccactaaaagtggatttttttcacacagataggctcggattgttagggtaattatccgacaacataacggaaaggagaaatgaatgtctgtgtttacctttagctggattcggacatgttcctctgcctgttgcaattttagtatatgtgctaccgaagtaacactgctccctctctctcctcgtccgctcttcagtttcaatgagttCTGCGTGTGTGTACGTCAGTGttctccgtgttcaaat includes:
- the gjb3 gene encoding gap junction protein beta 3, with protein sequence MDWKTFQALLSGVNKYSTAFGRVWLSVVFVFRVMVYVVAAERVWGDEQKDFDCNTKQPGCANVCYDHFFPISHIRLWALQLIFVTCPSFMVVMHVAYRDDRERKHRAKHGENSKLYNNTGKKHGGLWWTYLVSLFVKTGIEVSFLYILHRVYDSFYLPRLVKCGVDPCPNLVDCYIGHPTEKKVFTYFMVGASALCIILNICEIIYLISKRIVRCANKVKRRNRNVAVHHEDYTNKGPFDDCEVNTSRLDLKDKPPSFRSAFKASLRPVSALKHEEKIRASAPNLSLS